DNA sequence from the Alosa sapidissima isolate fAloSap1 chromosome 13, fAloSap1.pri, whole genome shotgun sequence genome:
CGGGCCTGCCCTACTACCCCGGGATGCCCGGCGTGCCCAACGCCTTCCAGTACGGCCCCACTATGTTCGTGCCGCCGGCCTCAGCTAAGCAGCACGGTATGGGCCTGAGCAACGCCCCTCAAGCCACGCCATTCCAGCAGCCCAGCAGCTACGGCCAGCACACCTTTAGCTCAGGTAAGAAGCCTCGCACGCAGTCTCCCTTACCCACTCACCTTTAcctgtctgtctttcactcactcactcgcactCTCTCTTACCCACTcacctttatctctctctctctctctctctctctctctctctctctctctctctctctctctctctctctcttacactcacacactaggaCATTAACTTGATTAAGTAATGTAAGTATATGTACTGTTGCAGTAAGCTGTGAACTGTATTGAGTCTGAAATCCACATCACATATACATAGTTTATAGGTTGTGTCCTTATCTCACTTTGCACAGCCTGGAATTTGAACTAGACTATGCACTTGTGCTCCAgtgttttgtttgcttttggAAGGctctgtggtggtgtggtgctgtgcactggtgtgtgtgtgtgtgtgtgtgtgtgtgtgtagccctcTCATTTGTTGACCGTTCCAGGGTACGACGACCTGACGCAGGGTCCGGCAGGAGCAGACTACAGCAAAGGCTACAGCAGCTCTTCCCAGTCACAGGCCAAATCTGCTGCCTCCGGCCCGGGGAAAGGtacattatgcacacacacacacacacacacacacacacacacacacacacacacacacacacacacacacacacacatatctctatatatctatatatatatatagatatatagatagcaGTTTCTCACATACAagatatgtatgtatgcattgtTATGTTAAGTGGTAACATGATTGGCCATGTTTCTGCAGGTGTCTCTGTGACGTCTAGTAACTCCGGTGTGCCAGATATCAGTGGAACAGTTTACAATAAGACCCAGGTGAGCGACTGTGTGCAGACACTGTCTAGTAAATACTATCCGTCTCCTCAGTTCATGTCCTGTCATGTAAATGTGATTTACTTAATactgtttaatgcatttcaatATATTTATAGATGGGGAAAGAAAGGCATCATGGTGTTTTACGTTAAACAAATCAGTACTGTTTGCTTGATCATGTCATGATTCATTTGCTTTATGAATTTTGACACTTTGACGCTATTGTCAGGATTACCCTAAAGGTTTCTTTATGAGACGAGCACAGAATTGAATTATCCATCAGAATCAAATTCACTGTTCATTTTGAGAGACTAAAGAATCTGGGTACTGACATTTTAGAAatcttagcagatgcttttgtccaaagctaATTATGTTGACATTAAAATTAACAGTTTAAAATAAAgttcacataaaaaaaatacaactaTTACAAtttaacagaataataacaGTACCCATAAATGTATATAAACCATAACTCGGGTGGAAGGATTGCATTTTGTATCTCATTCTTACAATGAGGTAGCACAGAAGAAGAGTTGTGTCCTGTGtcctacgtcattttgacgtcaagGTGTCGcactaccggtcgggtgcgtcgagtatgtagaacgcCTAGTGTTGATGGAAGGCTGAAGCAGCAGACGGATATTATTGGCCAATCCCTTGGGCACGGCCTTGTCACTGTTCCTGTACTAACAcatttctccctccatctctccagtcGTTTGATAAGCAGGGTTTCCATGCTGGTACCCCTCCCCCCTTCTCCCTGCCGTCTGCCCTGGGGGGCACTGGGCCGCTCACCCCTGGGGGGGCTCCGGGCTACGCCCCCGCCCCCTTCCTGCACATCCTGCCCCCCCATCAGCAGCCCCACTCCCAGCTCCTGCACCACCACCTGAGCCAGGACACACAGGTaacgagagacacacacacacacacacacacacacacacacacacacgtattatatttagcacacgcacacacaatccctaGGTACTACTGTACTGAACAGACACATAACATGCATACCCAGACACATAGTCACACTGACACCTGGAATAGGACATGGGACAGCTTGAATAGGATATACAGCTGAAATACTATTTCCTATTGACACACTCTGTATATTGCATTGTCATGCTTGGTTGTGCCCCCTAAAGCTGAGagttgtgttctctgtgtgtgtgtgcagggtggtcCAAGCCAGAGGAGCCAGTCCAGCAGcatgcagcagaagacacaggTCAACAAGTCCAGTTACGGCAGCTCCCCTTACTGGGGCAactaagcgtgtgtgtgtgaccgtgcgtgtgtgagtgaacaagtgtgtgtgtgtgtgcgcacgtgtgtgcatTTGGGCACACACATGTGCTACCAGTCGCACAAGCCCACACCACGCCATGGCAACCAACCCACCCACCAACCTCCGTTAACTGATGGATGAGGTGGATAGACCATTTACATcatgacacacacgcatgcacgtgcgcacgcacatgcacatacacacaccccaccccacactcaAAAcagatacatatatacacactacCTTCTCCCTGTTGATCTCTCATCTCCCCCCTTTTCAAAGTTTTGGCTGTTGTATGTAAAATATATTTATGTACGTATTTATACAGTATGCTATGTATTGGTAGGATATGAAATGTGGTCATctgcattttgtttttgaaGGATCTCTTTATTAATTTCCAAAATGGCTGAGATATACGCAAAAGTTGGTGCAGAGAATTTAAAGACAAAGAATACAAACAACTGGCTGAAACTTAAAAAACCGAAGGTGAATATACTTGAATCAGTGCTAGCATCATGAGAGACGgcagttatttttattttattttttgtatacATACACAGAAATTCCGAATGACGGTGTACATTATCGCAGAGCATCATCTTATTGGTGAAGCCTTTTTTAAAGAActcttttgtatttttttttttttgtcccagCCCCTTCCTTGTTTGACCTCCAAACTGTTTTCTATGGGAAGAGGGTGGAGTCTTGGCTCTCAAGGCCATGCTCAGCCCCAGAATTTGTCCTCTTGCCCTGATCCTCCTCCCTTGTCCAAATTGGCTGAACATGTAGTTGCAGTTTTAAGAATTCGTATCATTTTATCAAACTTTTTGGTTTTACCCTCGTCCAAATAAAACGAAAAACTGACCAGTACTTCAGTATCTTGTCATGCTTTGTCGCAATTCAGTATTTCATATAAAAAGACACTTGGTTCTTTAAAAGGTTTATTTCACAGGTTTAACATGCTCTTTTACAAAAGTTGATGTATCACTGTCTCAGTCCAAATCAGGTGAGATTAGCCGAGATCTACTGGCAACCCACCTCTCCACAACTGCTTTCACATAACTGACACCAGAATAGGTGCACATCTAGTTTCCACCAAGACAGTCACAGGAAAACTCCAGGCCCTGATCAGTTTGTGGACGGGGTTGAAAAGCTGGATACAATCACTGCAGGTCAGGTGGCATGCCTTTACATAGACTAGATGCCCACGCTAGAATAGAATTCTTAGTTTAGAGACTGCAGGCGCTTATCATTTGGGGTAATCTAAATCACTTGTTGCCACAATGCAGCACTAGGCATTTCAGCCCCGAGTTGGGTATTGTGATTCTGTGTATCTGCATACACCCATTTAATCATGCTCTGTACAGGTTAGAATTGGTGGATGGAAATTAAAATGTTGGCAGGATAGTGTGAGACACTGTCCTTTAGTTTCATCTGGACAAACTGAAGAGGCAGTAGAGGGTATTGGTATTTCAGTCAAAGACAGCCATTTGTAAAGGAAACAGCATAACTTCAGTTATAAACAAGTCTTAAGGATCATCAGATGCAAATACTGCAAAATCCACATGGTTTAATTTGATTTCACAATTACAGTTTGCACACACAATGCCACCAAGCAATTTAAGCACTGACCACTAGTGACCAAATGGCCTGGTGGAACATCCTGTAGAGCCTAAAGGCACAAAGCTGAATGTCAGAAGGTGCATGAAGAACTGAGACACTATATACaatggttaaaaaaaacaaagagctTAGCGGGTATACCTAGGCCTTTCCTAGCTCATTCCCACCTTGCTCACCTGCAAGGATAACCTGGGAACTCATgacataaaatacaaatgaaagCTGTACAAtactaagaaaaaaaaataataaagattcagttcagttcattttcCCCTCGCTTAGAGGTGTGAAACCATTCATTCACTCGTCCTCAGCCTCCTTCTTggcctttttctttttcttcttttctgatACAGGCTCTGCCACTGGCTCTGCAGTCTCTTCCTCAGCCTCCGCCTTcacctttttcttctttttcttagaCGGCGTGTCCTCCTCGACTCCGTTCTCGGAGACTgcttcctcctcgtcctccttcacctcttcagcctgcttcttttttttcttcttcttcggAGTGGTCGTCTCCACAGattcctcctcaccctcctcttTCACTTCCATCTCCTCCTCGGCAGCCTGctgcttctttttcttcttcttgacCGTCACCTCAGCCTCCGCCTCGCCATTCTCCTGATTAGAACAGCAAATACAAACATTTAAAACAGGATTAGATACAGAATCATGAGGCACAGCATCTCCAAGACATCCTGACCAGATATTCAAAAAAGCACTGGACCAAAGGACACCTAGTTGTGAGCAATTTCAAAGACTGTCCTTCTCACTTCAGTGAGAAGACCCACTGATGGGGCCTGTCAATGGTTCGGAGAAGGGTTTCTCTGGCACAGCATGTAAAGGGAGGGAACCATGGGATAGAGTCCATTCCCTGTCTAGCCATGCACTCTTACACAGACAACGAACATCCCCAAACTCACCTGTGATGAGGCATCTCCGTTGGACTTGGCCTTCTTGGGCTtgacctcttcctcctctccctcgcaTGTGGAGAGGGCCTCGGACTTCCGCTTCTCCTTTTTCAGGcgtttcttctctttcttgtcCATCTTTCGTTTGATCTCAGCTGCAACCTCTCCGGCCTTGACCAAGGGGAAAAGAAAAGTTCACACATTCGCTCTAGCGGTGCTTCTTGCCTCAATAGCTTACACCACTGATAGACTGCAGTGTCAGACTCATTAAATCAGTTTTTACCCTCATGTTTTTCATCAGGGTAGAAGTAATCATCACTCACTGCACTGACTCACAGATTCAATATTGCTCAACATAATGTTCTTCAACTGATAGCCAAGACCCCATGGTCCTTTCCttcccaaagacacacacacacacacctctttcacAGCTTCCTTCATGACTTCGACGTTCTTGCGGGGTGCGTCGCCAGTCTCATAGAACGCAAGCCTCTCCTCCACCTGGTCTCTCAGCTTATCACCAAACACACTGGTGGGCACCTCTGCAGACAGAACAGAAAGAACGTTTAGCCTCCGATATAAGGATGTGTACCATCAGGGTACAAAACATGACCAATAGTTTTGCTCAGTGATACATTTTCAACATTCACTCCCTAGGGGTGATATGCTGTTGACGAAAAATAGACATCATAGCAAGGCGTTTTACAGCAATTGAACCATTACTTGGTTCATTTAACTTCAAGTAATAAATACTGCTCACCAGAGAAGCAGTCAATACGGGAAGCAATCGTGCACTTGTTGGCAAGGTAACGGGAGATGCGACCCTTGTTCTTGGCAGCAGCTCGTCCGATGAAAGTGGAGTGGAAGATCAGACCATACTTGGGTGTATTTCCTTTTGTCTTCAGGGCTCTACATGTGACGGCGCAGAGGTGAaatgcatcacacacaaactgcagaATATGACAGCCCTACATAGCTGTGCAGGAAGATTTGCATTTTACATGTGTACAAACTAATACTTTGTGTTCACTGTTTAAGCATCCTCATAACAAACTAAATCTGACTTGTGTCAACTTTAACTTCCATATCTCTTCTATCCCTCTGTGAACACGAACACATGGGCTCTCTGGTGGAGGAGCATGGCTGGTATCTACCTCTAAAGCCCTGGGTAGCCACTCAGCCTGGGGAGGGTGTGCGGTGGAGATATTGAGAGGGATCACTTTAAGCCGCGAGAGCAGAGTCCCGTCGGCCAATCACCCGTCTCGTAACCGCCCCCCGCCCTGCCATCACTGTGACGCCCGTGTCGCCCCGCAGGGGAGGGTTGCCCCAGTACCTGAACAGGGCCTTCTCTGCGCCCAGGATCTGCACCGTGGACGCCGGGTACTTGGCCAGGTTCGTCAGACTGCCGGCGTGAGAGATCAGACGTGCACCCAcctaaacataaataaataaataaataaataaataaataaataaataaataaataaataaataaataaatacaaagatATGGAAGAGATAATAAAAGAAAATACCAGGCAACTGGGAGCATCCCTGGGCCAAACCATCAATTTACTTAACAGGAAATGTACACCTTTCTCCAAATCAACTTCACAAATGTTGCAAAGCAGCTAGAGCTACATGTTGCTTACAAAAACTATGGCATTCCAGGATGCGtacagggagggacagagaagtTCAGTAAAATGGAAATGTTGTCAGCACTTGTTCTCAGTGGATTGACAGATTATTGAAACATCATGACTTCTCATCTTGCCACCTCAACACATACTAAAAATCCTCTTGAACGGGCATATAAACAAACTGATCCAGAAAACTACTCACCACATCTCCAATGAGAGCAGCCAAGTTGGGGGCAACCTGGGTCATTTTGGAGCGCAGGTACTCCTGGAGTTCTAGCCGGTAGGCAGTCAATGATACGACCCGACTGGAGAAGCTCTCAATGTTGATTAGGTCAATAGGAGAGATGTCCATACCTAGTGACAAATCCagaatattaaaaaaaagttataATCTTAACTAACCAAGTTCAACACATATCATACTTTGCCATGAATATGGCAGTTTGGTAGGGGCCACTGAAGTTCAGTAAATGGAAATGTTGTCAGCACAGATTCTCAGGGGATTGACAGATTATAGAAACATCATGACTTATGAGCCCCAACCCAGAACTGCctcagtgtatgagtgtgtgtgaaccaATGGGTTCCCTTACCCATGGAACTTCGGGAAGCATCTAGGATGGCTTGGGCCTTGGCACTGTCCATTACAACCTCCTCCATGGCTTCCAGGTTCTCCTCGCTCAGTTCTTTCCGATTCCCGATCAGCTTGGCCATACGACAGTACGTCGAGTTGTCAGGCACAATCTTCACCAGCTCTGGGAAGTGATAGCCATACCACTCACTGCCCGCCAGAAACCAAAAGCAAGCAGGAGAGAATGTGGTGAGGTCAGGGCACAAAAAACAAACTGCTAGGGATATCCCAAGCTAACACACCAAACTGGATGGTCACTGGAGAACCGATCAGTCTAGGTTGTTTCCCCCTCAGGATGCAATTTGCCCACATGGTTTGGACCAAAATGCTCCTGGGGTTGGACTTGATGTCCCTCCTTTTTCTGTACAGTCAGGGCTAGTTAGGGCACCTGGCTGTGGTAAGCACTGGGAGGTCAACAGCAGGGGGCGCTGCAGTATATCCACTTGGCTCGACAAACAGCACTCAACTCCAGGAGCTGCCTCATTATCAtatggagagcagagcagatatAACTTTGGATCAGTGTGACCAGCCATCAGGGAGGTTCATTAAAAGAACTATTGACCACAAATCAGCTCTGACAAACCACAGGTGCGTTCTAGGGACTCCTTGTTACTGGACTCTAACTGGTAAGAATGTCCCCACACAAGTGATTCAGTTTATTTCACCTGAATCAAATGTGTACtgggcaagaaagaaagaaagaaagagagttgaAATGCTGTTTGACATGATCTAGGTAGGACGTATGTTTCCACCCAAATTAGATCGAGCCAGGTAAACACTTAGCAGCACCAGTGCGCAAACCCACACACCGCAAACAGCGCATAGCGCAACGGAAGCAGACACACCCAAGCTTTAAGTGTCAAATTAATAACACCCCCAAAACGACTCCATTAGGAGTCAAGGGCAAGTTTCACACAGTTGAATTAGAAGTGCAACAAGACCCATTCGACCCACACCCATGCGTAAAAGAGGGAGTGCCTTGACTGATTGGCCCCACAGCAACACAGCAAAGttacaaaaaaaggaaatactCAGCGACAAATTATACCCATAGCCACTGTAAAgaatgttaatgttttgccaaCTGCAGATTTAGCTGACAGTTGATTTGATAGAATCACAATAAATCAAAGTAGCAATTTCATAATGGCCTTCAGATCACAAAGCCAAATCACAAATGGCAAGACCATTACTTTAGTGGCTTTGGTTAAGAAAGTGGCAACTGAGGAAGTCTGTCAGGAGTATTTCCTTCATTTGCAAATACAATGACAACCAATgcaggacaaacacacaaaccacacagacGAGAACACAGAGCGAGCCGGCCAGCCTACCGCACACGCATGGAGAACGTGTTGATGTCCTTGTCCAACTGGTCCAGCAGAGCAATGGACTGGATGATCATGTTGTCGGCTCGGTTGACATTGAACTTGACCTTAGCGCGCGAGTAGCTGTGGCCCAGACCCAGCTGCGCTTTGGAGGCCGCCAGCGCAGTCAGGCCACGCACCAGGGAGTGGAAGTGCAGACGCACACCTGCAAGAACATGAGGCAGCTTCCTTTACAAACACAGCCAGGGCCCAATATAACAGTAACGAGCTTATGTGAGATGTGGCAGGCTACACAACACTTCTAGGAAATCTAGCTTTGCATTTTATAATCTAGTGGAGCCAGTCTGTTCAGCTTTTCAGTATAAAGCATCAGTGGTCAGTGCATTTGACATCACATCACAACAGACCAGGCGTATCCAGATGAACACCACCAACAAAGGATGGGTCAAGAGTTCATGCTCTTGCCCATCCAGTCTTGATGAGCTGAAGATAGTCTGTGCTGAGAACTCACCTCTGATGATCTCTGCTACCACACCACCGGTCTGAATGGAGAGCTCCAGTTCCTCCTGAAGCGTAGCCCCCAC
Encoded proteins:
- the nop56 gene encoding nucleolar protein 56, which codes for MVLLHVLFEHAAGYALFAVKEVEEIGMLLPQVEESVLNIGKFNNVVKLAAFFPFKSAQAALENINAISEGVVHADLKLFLETNLPSGGKTKAVLGVADAKVGATLQEELELSIQTGGVVAEIIRGVRLHFHSLVRGLTALAASKAQLGLGHSYSRAKVKFNVNRADNMIIQSIALLDQLDKDINTFSMRVREWYGYHFPELVKIVPDNSTYCRMAKLIGNRKELSEENLEAMEEVVMDSAKAQAILDASRSSMGMDISPIDLINIESFSSRVVSLTAYRLELQEYLRSKMTQVAPNLAALIGDVVGARLISHAGSLTNLAKYPASTVQILGAEKALFRALKTKGNTPKYGLIFHSTFIGRAAAKNKGRISRYLANKCTIASRIDCFSEVPTSVFGDKLRDQVEERLAFYETGDAPRKNVEVMKEAVKEAGEVAAEIKRKMDKKEKKRLKKEKRKSEALSTCEGEEEEVKPKKAKSNGDASSQENGEAEAEVTVKKKKKKQQAAEEEMEVKEEGEEESVETTTPKKKKKKKQAEEVKEDEEEAVSENGVEEDTPSKKKKKKVKAEAEEETAEPVAEPVSEKKKKKKAKKEAEDE